The proteins below come from a single Tenuifilum thalassicum genomic window:
- a CDS encoding toxin-antitoxin system YwqK family antitoxin, translating to MKKLTTLSFIILSFVAFSQSNTEINKLDNQNRKQGYWCKHYRNGKMAYEGWFVNDKPVGEFKRYHENGVLKALLEYTENSPIVKVTFYNTSGIKISTGFYKHQKKDSLWQYYSSKGNVIYEERYSNGLKHGRSKSYYKSGKIKESAMYSNGKLNGVLVLFFENGQNKSVIPYKNGTIDGKMTVYYPNGNIRVEGLYVKGLKEGEWKLYAEDGTLTQKIKYKKGIPENFDELVKKESDYLNSLIKNAGKIKEPDINDISNSGGVGY from the coding sequence ATGAAAAAACTTACCACTCTATCGTTTATTATTTTATCATTTGTAGCTTTTTCGCAAAGCAACACAGAAATCAACAAGCTAGACAACCAAAATCGTAAGCAAGGATACTGGTGTAAGCATTATCGCAATGGGAAAATGGCTTATGAAGGATGGTTTGTAAATGACAAACCAGTAGGTGAATTTAAAAGATATCACGAGAATGGAGTTTTAAAGGCTTTACTCGAATACACAGAAAATTCTCCAATAGTAAAAGTTACATTTTACAACACCTCTGGAATCAAAATATCAACAGGTTTTTACAAACATCAAAAAAAGGACAGCCTTTGGCAGTACTACTCCTCAAAAGGAAACGTAATATATGAGGAGCGATATAGTAATGGATTAAAGCATGGCCGCTCAAAAAGTTACTACAAATCTGGAAAAATAAAAGAATCGGCCATGTATAGCAATGGTAAGCTAAATGGCGTTTTAGTTTTATTTTTTGAAAATGGGCAAAACAAATCGGTTATACCATACAAAAATGGGACTATTGATGGAAAAATGACTGTTTACTATCCAAACGGTAATATTAGGGTGGAAGGTCTTTATGTAAAAGGGCTAAAGGAAGGAGAATGGAAGTTGTATGCCGAAGATGGAACCCTAACACAAAAAATTAAATACAAAAAAGGAATACCTGAAAATTTTGACGAACTTGTAAAAAAGGAATCGGACTACTTAAACTCATTAATTAAAAATGCAGGTAAAATAAAAGAACCCGATATTAATGACATTTCTAACTCAGGTGGAGTTGGATACTAA
- the dnaK gene encoding molecular chaperone DnaK, with product MSKIIGIDLGTTNSCVAVMEGNEPVVITNSEGKRTTPSVVAFTDNGERKVGDPAKRQAIINPQKTIFSIKRFMGETYDKVAQVEIPRVPYKIVKGDNNTPRVDIDGRLYTPQEISSMILQKMKKTAEDYLGQEVTEAVITVPAYFSDSQRQATKEAGEIAGLKVRRIINEPTAAALAYGLDKQNKDLKVAVYDLGGGTFDISILELGDGVFEVKSTNGDTHLGGDDFDQVIIDWLAEEFLKDEGVDLRKDPMALQRLKEAAEKAKIELSSTTSTEINLPYIMPVNGIPKHLVKTLTRAQFEKLADDLVQRTIEPCKKALADAGLQPSDIDEVILVGGSTRIPKVQEVVEKFFGRKPNKSVNPDEVVAVGAAIQGGVLTGEVKDVLLLDVTPLSLGIETLGGVFTKLIEANTTIPTKKTEVFTTAADNQPSVEIHVLQGERPLAKDNKTIGRFHLDGIPPAPRGVPQIEVTFDIDANGILHVTAKDRGTGKEQKIRIEASSGLSEDEIKRMREEAKRNEEADRKEKERIEKINAADSLIFQTEKQLKEFGDKIPADKKGPIEAALGKLKEAHKSQDLAAIETATNELNTAWQAASEEIYKAQSEANANPGQQANAGSSNSSSDNDQEVTDVDFEEVK from the coding sequence ATGAGCAAAATAATTGGAATCGACTTAGGAACAACCAACTCGTGTGTTGCCGTAATGGAAGGTAACGAGCCGGTTGTTATTACTAACAGTGAAGGAAAAAGAACTACCCCTTCTGTAGTTGCTTTTACTGACAACGGCGAGCGCAAAGTTGGTGATCCTGCTAAACGTCAAGCCATTATAAATCCACAAAAAACCATATTCTCCATTAAGCGTTTCATGGGAGAAACTTACGACAAGGTTGCACAGGTAGAGATTCCACGTGTGCCATACAAAATAGTAAAAGGAGATAACAATACACCACGTGTGGATATTGATGGCCGGTTATACACACCCCAAGAAATATCTTCAATGATTCTTCAAAAAATGAAGAAGACTGCCGAAGATTACTTGGGCCAAGAAGTGACCGAAGCAGTAATCACTGTACCTGCATACTTTAGCGACTCGCAACGTCAAGCCACAAAAGAGGCTGGAGAAATTGCTGGGCTTAAAGTACGTCGTATTATAAACGAGCCTACTGCTGCTGCTCTGGCTTATGGTCTAGATAAGCAAAACAAAGACCTTAAAGTTGCAGTTTATGACCTTGGTGGAGGTACTTTTGACATCTCTATCCTAGAACTTGGTGATGGTGTATTTGAAGTTAAATCAACTAACGGCGACACTCACCTAGGAGGTGATGACTTTGACCAAGTAATTATAGATTGGTTAGCCGAAGAGTTCCTAAAAGATGAAGGTGTTGACCTACGTAAAGACCCAATGGCTCTTCAACGCTTGAAAGAAGCTGCCGAAAAGGCCAAAATAGAGCTTTCAAGCACTACCTCAACCGAAATTAACCTTCCTTACATCATGCCTGTAAATGGCATACCAAAGCACCTTGTAAAAACTTTAACCCGCGCTCAATTTGAAAAACTTGCCGACGATCTTGTACAGCGTACAATTGAGCCTTGTAAAAAAGCCTTAGCCGATGCTGGTTTACAGCCATCAGACATTGATGAAGTGATACTTGTAGGTGGTTCAACCCGCATTCCTAAAGTTCAAGAGGTTGTTGAGAAATTCTTTGGCCGCAAACCAAATAAGAGCGTGAACCCAGATGAAGTTGTTGCAGTTGGTGCTGCTATTCAAGGAGGTGTTTTAACTGGTGAGGTTAAAGATGTTTTACTTCTTGACGTAACACCTCTTTCATTAGGTATTGAAACACTCGGAGGAGTTTTCACAAAGCTAATTGAGGCCAACACCACAATACCAACCAAGAAAACTGAGGTGTTTACCACAGCAGCAGACAACCAGCCATCAGTAGAGATACATGTTCTACAAGGTGAAAGACCGCTTGCTAAAGACAACAAGACCATTGGTCGCTTCCACCTCGATGGAATACCACCTGCCCCACGTGGCGTTCCTCAAATTGAAGTTACCTTTGACATCGACGCTAATGGTATTCTTCATGTAACAGCTAAAGACAGAGGAACTGGTAAAGAACAAAAGATTAGGATTGAAGCCTCCTCTGGCCTTTCAGAAGATGAAATCAAGCGCATGCGTGAAGAAGCAAAACGCAACGAGGAAGCAGACCGCAAAGAGAAAGAGCGCATCGAAAAAATCAATGCAGCCGATAGCTTAATCTTCCAAACTGAGAAACAGCTTAAAGAGTTTGGCGATAAGATTCCTGCCGATAAGAAAGGGCCTATAGAGGCTGCACTAGGCAAGCTAAAAGAAGCTCACAAGAGCCAAGATTTGGCTGCTATTGAAACAGCAACCAATGAGCTCAACACTGCATGGCAAGCAGCATCGGAAGAGATTTACAAAGCTCAATCCGAAGCAAATGCTAACCCAGGACAACAGGCTAACGCAGGTAGCAGCAACTCTTCGTCTGACAACGACCAAGAGGTAACCGATGTTGATTTTGAAGAAGTTAAATAA